GCTATGGATTATTCAAACTACAACGCTCGGACATATCAAGAATACTCTAAAATCTGGACTGCAACCGGCAAGTGCGTGTTTTGCGATTTAAAAGAAAAATATATTGCAGCCGAAAAAAATGGGATTGTTCTAACCGTAAATATCTTTCCTTACATAGACGGTCATCTGTTAATTATTCCTCGTCGTCACATCGAAGATTTTGACGATTGTAGTGATAAAGAGTGGAAAACTATCAAAGAGCTGTCCAAATTAGGAAAGAAGCTTTTAAAAAGAAGTTTGGGTGTTAAAGATGTCTGGTTTATCTATAGAATTGCTAAGGGGTTTGGGGCGCAAAAAACAGTTGCCCATGCCCATGCGCATTTAATTCCCTACAGCGAGAAATTGTTTAAATGGGAATTTCAGAAGATTGGTATAGCGCCAGAATCGTTAGCTAGTAAACTAAGGAAATTTGTCGGGTGACACCCCAAAACACCTGCCCGCAACGCTTCGCGTAGCGAGGCGGGCGGGGGATTCAAATGCCTTTAGGGGGTGTCACCCGAAAGAATTAGAAATTTAAATCGTAATGCCGGAAAACAGAGAACAAACCATAAAATACATGCAAATTGCTTGTAAGCAATGTGATAAATCCCATTGTGGCTGGAAAATTGGTGCCGTTGCCACAAGACAAGGAAAAATCTTAGCGAAGTCTTTTAATGAGACTTTGAAGGGTGAAAAATACTGCCAAGATGGACAATGTTACCGTAAAAAGTATAACTTGTCTGGTGGCAAGGAGATAGAAAAAGTTTGTTCCATTCATGCCGAGCAAAACATAATTGCAAGTTGCGCCAAGAAAGGAATTTCGCTTCACAATGCTACACTCTATATCAATGTTTTTCCTTGCTACATTTGCGCCAAGTCCCTTATCCAAGCTGGATTTAAAAAGGTGTATTATATGCAAGATTACGCTGGGAACGAAGCTTCAACTTTGTTCAAAAGCAATAATGTGATTTTAGAGAAAGTAGAGGAAGGGGAAGTTTGGAGTCAAAAACTCTAAATCCGAAACTCTAAATACTAAACAAATCTAAATGATCGAAATCCAAATTTCAAAACAAGTTTAGATCATTTGAATTTTGATATTATTTAGAGTTTAGATATTAGAAATTAGAATTTATCATCATGCAGTGGCCTATCTATTTTAAAGATCGTCTCGAGGTCTCAAATTTAAACTCTCCCAACGCTATCTGTTGCCTGTGGACTCCCAAAGAGCTAATCCGTTCCATGGTGGATTCTTCGCAATATGCGATTTTGGGTCAACTTTACACAAAAAAAGGCATTAACTACATTTTACGCAACATTTTGGCGAACCCTTTTATCACTCGAATCTATCTGGTTGGTAATGATTTGATGGGTTCTGGAGAGGCTTTATTAAAGTTTAAGCAGAATGGAGTTACAAGTGATAAGACGATTGTTGGGGAGAATGACATACAAATTGACAAAGAGATACCAGTGGAAGCAATCCACGCTTTTAGAAAGAATGTTGAGATTGTAGATTTACGAGGGGCAGAAAATCTTAAAGGATTAGGAAAGGCCTCCAAATCTTTTGGGGTGTCTCCCCGAAAAAAATGGAGAAAGCCGGAAATCTTCCCCGATCCACCCAAACCTCAAATAACCTCGTATCCTGCGGAAATTGGCTTAACAAAAATAGTTGCTACAACTATAGCCGATGGCTATGTTCAAGTTTTGCGTCATATTCTTGCGTTTGGCATTACCTCGCAACCGATGATCGGCTATGTTTCAGAAACCAGCAGTTCTCTCAAAGAGCTTCTTAATCTCTCGGTTGTCATCACCTCTGAAGATTCCCTCCTACGCCAAGGCTTCGGAGGGCAGGTCAAGGTTTTTAATTTTTCCTCAAGCGATTTAGAGAATTACTACAAAGGTTTTTTTAATTATAATCGAGGCACAGAAGATTATACCTACGGCGAGCGATTATTTAACTACGGTCATGATCAGATGGAGGACTTAAAAAAAGCCTACCCTTTCCTCAAAATTTCTAGATTTAATAAGCTCTTTCCCCATGGCGGATTTGATCAAGTGGCAGGAAGTATTGTGCGCAAACTGTCCAAATTTCC
The Patescibacteria group bacterium DNA segment above includes these coding regions:
- a CDS encoding HIT domain-containing protein, with amino-acid sequence MDYSNYNARTYQEYSKIWTATGKCVFCDLKEKYIAAEKNGIVLTVNIFPYIDGHLLIIPRRHIEDFDDCSDKEWKTIKELSKLGKKLLKRSLGVKDVWFIYRIAKGFGAQKTVAHAHAHLIPYSEKLFKWEFQKIGIAPESLASKLRKFVG
- a CDS encoding competence protein ComE — its product is MPENREQTIKYMQIACKQCDKSHCGWKIGAVATRQGKILAKSFNETLKGEKYCQDGQCYRKKYNLSGGKEIEKVCSIHAEQNIIASCAKKGISLHNATLYINVFPCYICAKSLIQAGFKKVYYMQDYAGNEASTLFKSNNVILEKVEEGEVWSQKL